From one Bradyrhizobium sp. Ash2021 genomic stretch:
- a CDS encoding transposase family protein translates to MAGRISMGARREITAAVVDRYRSAGRADKGRILDELCAVTGWHRKHAVRALAIHVAISPEARRQRRPTYGAPIRDALVALWEASDRICGKRLRVMIPTLLPSLERHGRLKLDHADRALVLGVSAATIDRLLVETKIAAAGGKRRRVGFYSAVRREVPIRTFNDWHDPPPGFCEVDMVAHGGTSVAGSFIQTLTMVDVATGWTECMPLVTRESGLVVRAMECAQNLFPWLIRGADFDNDSAFMNDVVVPWCRMQKIEVTRSRAYKKNDQAFVEQKNGAVVRRLVGYGRFDGVETTRVLERLYAASRLHTNFFQPSFKLKDKRREGAKVIKRYHVPATPYARALAHPKLSKGVKRRLRELYRTLDPVALLAEMRDAQTELGTRVGARAGKLAAAASPPAPATNAAAFAKGLGNDVHLGEQRIIHRRMHKPYKKRMKMPSMLDPHLADIERWLAAEPRLTALAILGRLAEHSPEQFGPPQHTIVQRLLRSLRRNAAEVIIPRMAGGTAPATIGDPGTGAGAACDGHSATSPVPPILRATTQPRPGRQSELHPSSESNILR, encoded by the coding sequence ATGGCAGGACGGATCAGCATGGGTGCGCGGCGCGAGATCACGGCGGCGGTGGTAGACCGCTATCGATCTGCGGGGCGGGCAGATAAGGGGCGCATTCTCGACGAGCTTTGCGCGGTGACGGGCTGGCATCGCAAGCACGCGGTTCGGGCGCTTGCCATCCATGTCGCAATTTCGCCGGAGGCCCGGCGGCAGCGAAGGCCGACCTATGGCGCCCCTATCAGGGATGCGCTGGTGGCGCTGTGGGAGGCCTCGGATCGGATCTGCGGCAAGCGGCTCAGGGTAATGATTCCGACGTTGCTGCCTTCGCTGGAGCGGCATGGCCGGCTCAAGCTCGACCATGCCGATCGAGCGCTGGTGCTCGGCGTCAGCGCAGCCACGATTGATCGCCTGCTGGTCGAGACCAAAATTGCCGCAGCCGGCGGTAAGCGCCGGCGGGTCGGCTTTTATTCGGCGGTACGGCGTGAAGTTCCGATCCGGACGTTCAACGACTGGCACGATCCGCCGCCGGGGTTCTGCGAGGTCGACATGGTGGCTCATGGCGGCACATCTGTAGCTGGCTCGTTCATTCAGACGTTGACGATGGTCGACGTCGCGACCGGTTGGACCGAATGCATGCCGTTGGTGACGCGCGAGAGCGGCCTCGTCGTGCGAGCCATGGAGTGCGCACAGAACCTGTTTCCCTGGCTCATTCGTGGCGCCGACTTCGACAACGACAGCGCGTTTATGAACGATGTCGTCGTGCCCTGGTGTCGCATGCAAAAGATCGAGGTGACACGCTCGCGCGCCTACAAGAAGAATGATCAGGCGTTCGTCGAGCAGAAGAATGGCGCGGTCGTCCGGCGACTGGTGGGATACGGTCGCTTCGATGGCGTCGAGACGACACGCGTGCTGGAACGCTTGTATGCCGCATCGCGGCTGCACACCAACTTCTTCCAGCCGTCCTTCAAACTGAAGGACAAGCGACGCGAGGGCGCGAAAGTGATCAAGCGCTATCATGTTCCGGCCACGCCCTATGCGCGCGCACTGGCGCATCCGAAGTTGAGCAAAGGCGTCAAACGGCGTCTTCGAGAGCTTTATCGCACGCTCGATCCCGTGGCCCTGCTGGCCGAGATGAGGGACGCCCAGACGGAGCTCGGCACGCGCGTCGGCGCCCGAGCGGGCAAGCTCGCGGCAGCAGCCAGCCCACCGGCTCCGGCAACGAACGCGGCAGCGTTCGCGAAGGGGCTCGGCAATGATGTGCATCTGGGGGAGCAGCGCATCATCCATCGGCGCATGCACAAGCCATACAAAAAGCGCATGAAAATGCCATCGATGCTCGATCCGCACCTCGCCGACATCGAGCGCTGGCTGGCGGCCGAACCTCGTCTGACCGCGCTGGCCATCCTCGGTCGTCTCGCCGAACACTCCCCCGAACAATTCGGGCCGCCGCAGCACACCATCGTGCAGCGCTTGTTGCGATCACTCAGACGCAACGCAGCCGAGGTGATCATCCCGCGCATGGCCGGGGGTACGGCACCGGCCACCATTGGTGATCCCGGGACTGGGGCCGGCGCTGCGTGTGATGGGCACTCCGCGACGTCCCCAGTCCCTCCGATCCTGCGAGCAACGACGCAACCTCGGCCCGGCCGACAGTCGGAGCTACATCCGTCAAGCGAAAGTAACATCCTCAGATGA
- a CDS encoding LysR substrate-binding domain-containing protein — protein MPLFERKPRGMEPTAAGERLYEHARIILRAMAAAEREIKAGGSVIAGDISIGMANSGVKAIGIPLMRTVLAKYPDLKLSLTESLSGATLLHLMASEVDLALVYNPPSEKDLIAEPVLEEQMFCVGTAKLIGKSKAPILFEELTRLPLILLRHGLSSRALLDDPVLLKRLEANAILHLNSISGMTGALQAGLGCGIATKLFAREQLHGGTLIAREVIEPTLTRTLYLCRLRNRPMTYVMEEMRRLMLALIAEQVGRGAWEATLLI, from the coding sequence ATGCCCTTGTTCGAGCGCAAGCCGCGCGGCATGGAACCGACCGCCGCGGGCGAGCGGCTCTACGAGCACGCCCGCATCATCCTGCGCGCGATGGCGGCGGCCGAACGCGAGATCAAGGCGGGCGGCAGCGTGATCGCCGGCGATATCTCGATCGGCATGGCCAATTCCGGCGTCAAGGCGATCGGCATCCCCCTGATGCGGACCGTGCTGGCGAAATATCCTGATCTCAAACTGTCGCTGACCGAGAGCCTGTCGGGTGCGACCTTGCTGCATTTGATGGCCTCCGAGGTCGATCTCGCGCTGGTCTACAATCCGCCCTCGGAAAAGGACCTGATCGCCGAGCCGGTGCTGGAAGAGCAGATGTTTTGCGTCGGCACCGCAAAACTGATCGGCAAGAGCAAGGCGCCGATCCTCTTCGAGGAGCTGACGCGGCTGCCGCTGATCCTGCTGCGCCACGGGCTTTCCTCCCGCGCCTTGCTCGACGATCCCGTGCTGCTGAAGCGGCTCGAGGCCAATGCGATCCTGCATCTCAACTCGATCAGCGGTATGACCGGCGCGTTGCAGGCAGGATTGGGCTGCGGGATCGCGACAAAACTGTTTGCCCGGGAACAGCTTCACGGGGGAACGCTGATCGCCCGCGAGGTGATCGAACCCACTTTGACGCGCACGCTCTATCTGTGCCGGCTGCGCAACCGGCCCATGACATATGTGATGGAGGAAATGCGGCGGCTGATGCTGGCGCTGATCGCCGAGCAGGTCGGGCGCGGCGCCTGGGAGGCGACGCTGCTGATCTAA
- a CDS encoding MFS transporter has product MSAIEIGAASDVAATSGGADEISRRLESLPASSYVWRLVILLSLGGCFEIYDLFFTGYIAPGLNRSGLLTTTTQAFFGFSGIGAFVAATFAGLFVGTFFLGFLADRFGRRAIFTFALLGYSAASVIMACQTSSEGLLLWRFIAGIGIGVEIITIDAYITELVPSWMRGRAFAVNQCVMFIAVPLVAFLSWWLVPLQPYGVDGWRWVVLIGAAGSMVIWVLRLYVPESPLWLARHGRTEEALKILARLEASAGPAAARPKTLTNKSPARAPATVGFAELFRPPYLSLVVLFMVFNFCQAFGFYGFANWVPTLLVEKGITVTKSLEYSFIVAFAYPIAPLLAASFADRLERKWIICGACVAIIAFGAAFSQFTVPALLILSGVLLTAANMTMSYAYHAYQTEVFPTAIRARASGLVYSMSRVSAMFSGFIVAYMLRVGGVNGVFGLITSAMVLVIIAIATFGPNVRGKPLDA; this is encoded by the coding sequence ATGAGCGCAATCGAAATCGGCGCGGCAAGCGATGTCGCGGCCACATCCGGCGGGGCGGACGAGATATCGCGGCGGCTCGAGAGCCTGCCGGCCTCGTCCTATGTCTGGCGGCTGGTGATCCTGCTGTCGCTCGGCGGCTGCTTCGAAATCTATGACCTTTTCTTCACCGGCTATATCGCGCCCGGCCTCAACCGCAGCGGCCTGCTGACGACCACGACGCAGGCCTTCTTCGGTTTCTCGGGGATCGGCGCCTTCGTGGCCGCGACCTTTGCCGGCCTGTTCGTCGGCACCTTCTTCCTGGGCTTTCTCGCCGACCGGTTCGGGCGGCGGGCGATCTTCACCTTCGCGCTGCTCGGCTACAGCGCGGCGTCGGTGATCATGGCGTGCCAGACGTCGTCCGAAGGCCTGTTGCTGTGGCGATTCATCGCCGGGATCGGCATCGGCGTCGAGATCATCACCATCGACGCCTATATCACCGAACTGGTGCCGAGCTGGATGCGCGGCCGCGCCTTTGCCGTCAATCAATGCGTGATGTTCATCGCGGTTCCCCTGGTCGCGTTCCTGTCGTGGTGGCTGGTGCCGCTGCAGCCCTACGGCGTCGACGGCTGGCGCTGGGTGGTGCTGATCGGCGCCGCCGGCAGCATGGTGATCTGGGTGTTGCGGCTGTATGTGCCGGAAAGCCCGCTCTGGCTCGCGCGCCACGGCCGGACCGAAGAAGCGTTGAAGATCCTGGCCAGGCTCGAAGCCTCCGCGGGCCCTGCCGCCGCGCGCCCAAAAACACTCACGAACAAGTCGCCGGCACGCGCGCCCGCGACAGTCGGCTTTGCGGAGTTGTTCCGGCCGCCCTATTTGTCGCTGGTCGTGCTGTTCATGGTGTTCAACTTCTGCCAGGCCTTTGGCTTCTACGGCTTTGCCAATTGGGTGCCGACGCTGCTGGTCGAAAAGGGCATCACGGTGACAAAAAGCCTGGAATATTCCTTCATCGTCGCGTTCGCCTATCCGATCGCGCCCTTGCTGGCCGCAAGCTTTGCCGACCGGCTCGAGCGCAAATGGATCATCTGCGGCGCCTGCGTGGCGATCATCGCGTTCGGTGCGGCGTTTTCGCAATTCACGGTGCCGGCGCTGTTGATCCTGAGCGGGGTGCTGCTGACGGCGGCGAACATGACGATGTCCTACGCCTATCACGCCTATCAGACCGAAGTGTTTCCGACCGCGATCCGCGCCCGGGCGTCGGGCCTTGTCTATTCGATGAGCCGGGTCAGCGCGATGTTCTCCGGCTTCATCGTCGCCTACATGCTGCGCGTCGGCGGCGTCAACGGCGTGTTCGGCCTGATTACCTCGGCCATGGTCCTGGTGATCATCGCGATCGCGACCTTCGGTCCGAACGTCCGCGGCAAGCCGCTCGACGCCTGA
- a CDS encoding Lrp/AsnC family transcriptional regulator, which produces MIDPLDGRLLQQLQHDNRQSNQQLADSVGMSSSACWRRVASLEAAGVIARYTALVDREKAGFSMSAILHVSLDRHDERFVSEFVVRVRKRPEVLECFATTGDADYHLRVVVSDMAAYNRFLDDFMFKIPGIRHVRTNVILKEIKYDVALPF; this is translated from the coding sequence ATGATCGACCCGCTTGATGGGCGGCTGTTGCAGCAACTCCAGCACGACAACCGGCAGAGCAATCAGCAACTGGCAGACAGCGTCGGCATGTCCTCGTCCGCCTGCTGGCGCCGCGTCGCTTCGCTGGAAGCGGCGGGCGTTATCGCGCGGTATACGGCGCTGGTGGATCGCGAGAAGGCCGGATTTTCGATGTCGGCCATCCTGCATGTCTCGCTCGACCGCCATGACGAGAGATTCGTCTCCGAATTCGTCGTGCGCGTTCGCAAGCGGCCGGAGGTCCTCGAATGCTTTGCGACCACCGGCGACGCCGACTATCACCTGCGGGTCGTCGTCAGCGACATGGCGGCCTACAACCGCTTTCTCGATGACTTCATGTTCAAGATCCCCGGCATCCGTCACGTGCGGACGAATGTGATCCTGAAAGAGATCAAATACGACGTCGCGCTGCCGTTCTGA
- a CDS encoding indolepyruvate ferredoxin oxidoreductase family protein, with product MLDISDAPQPNLDHYSLEDRYVRQSGRVFLTGTQALVRILLDQRDRDIADGINSAGFVSGYRGSPLGGVDMELWRAKKFLADRRIEFLPAVNEDLAATAVLGSQQVETNPKREVDGVFGLWYGKGPGVDRSGDALKHGNAYGSSPHGGVLVVAGDDHGCVSSSMPHQSDVAFMAWFIPTLNPASVSEYLAFGEYGYALSRFSGMWVGFKAISETVESCASVDLPVRRRFVRPDYDMPPGGLHYRWPDLPGPQIEHRLEAKKNAVLAFAAANPIDRKIYDIPDATYGIVTTGKAHLDLIEALRLIGLDEGECRRLGIDIYKVGMVWPLAHHDALEFVREKREILVIEEKRGIIESQFKEYFYDYPGHKPEWMVGKTDENNAPLVPWVGELSPRLLAPIVARRLDAIFPGLDLQSRAARLAPQSTGIVEISGANRTPYFCSGCPHNTSTKVPEGSHALAGIGCHFMASWMDRETTSLIQMGGEGVNWAASSLFTGRDHVFQNLGEGTYYHSGSMAIRQAVAAKANITYKILFNDAVAMTGGQPVDGPISVHSIAHEVRANGVARIAFVSDEPEKFNVRDFPADVTFHSRGELDAVQRELREIPGVSVLIYEQECATEKRRRRKRGQLADPPKFAYINDLVCEGCGDCSVESNCLSVEPKETPFGRKRQINLSSCNKDFSCLNGFCPSFVTVEGATRRKKQGLEIDVLARAKSLPEPERPEITTPFNLLVTGVGGTGVITVGALVTMAAHLEGKGASVLDFTGFAQKFGPVMSFIRLSAEPSDINQVRIDRGAADALIGCDIVVSSSSKATATYRPAMRAVINMAEMPTGDIVRNPDASLAGPMRLHSITRIIGSQNIRSFDANRISDALFGNTVFANVIMLGAGWQQGLVPVSMEALMRAIELNGVAVEQNKRALACGRLAVADEHFTAQLLGQTQPEETLDQIIARRVDFLTSYQNAEYAARYRATVDRVRATERDRAAGSELLTSAVARALFKLMAYKDEYEVARLHTQTGLQDKLRREFEGDFTIKYHLAPPFLSAGRDSRGRPLKRQFGSWIEPAFRMLARLKILRGTPLDPFGYTHERRMERNLIAWYEALLTELLPLLHAGTAGSLAEIASLPMEIRGYGPVKQAAVEKVKAKITNLRNKG from the coding sequence ATGCTGGACATATCAGACGCGCCGCAGCCGAACCTGGACCATTATTCGCTCGAGGACCGCTACGTCAGACAAAGCGGCCGGGTGTTCCTTACGGGCACCCAGGCGCTGGTGCGCATCCTGCTCGATCAGCGCGACCGCGACATCGCTGACGGGATCAACAGCGCCGGTTTCGTTTCGGGCTATCGCGGTTCGCCGCTTGGCGGCGTCGACATGGAGCTTTGGCGCGCCAAAAAATTCTTAGCCGATCGCCGCATCGAATTTCTCCCCGCCGTCAACGAAGACCTCGCGGCGACAGCAGTCTTGGGATCGCAGCAGGTCGAGACCAACCCGAAGCGCGAAGTCGATGGCGTATTCGGCCTCTGGTACGGCAAGGGCCCCGGGGTCGATCGCTCCGGCGACGCGCTGAAACACGGCAACGCCTACGGCTCCTCGCCGCACGGCGGTGTCCTCGTCGTCGCCGGCGACGACCATGGTTGCGTCTCGTCGTCGATGCCGCACCAGTCCGATGTCGCCTTCATGGCGTGGTTCATCCCGACGCTCAATCCGGCCAGCGTCAGCGAATATCTTGCCTTCGGCGAATATGGTTATGCGCTGAGCCGGTTTTCCGGAATGTGGGTCGGCTTCAAGGCCATTTCGGAAACCGTGGAATCCTGCGCCTCGGTCGATCTTCCCGTCCGGCGTCGCTTCGTCCGGCCGGACTACGATATGCCGCCGGGCGGTTTGCATTACCGCTGGCCGGATCTTCCCGGTCCGCAGATCGAGCACCGCCTCGAAGCCAAGAAGAACGCGGTGCTGGCCTTCGCCGCGGCAAATCCGATCGACCGCAAAATCTATGACATCCCCGATGCGACCTACGGCATCGTCACAACCGGCAAGGCGCACCTCGATCTGATCGAAGCGTTGCGGCTCATCGGTCTCGACGAGGGCGAATGCCGGCGGCTCGGCATCGATATCTACAAGGTCGGCATGGTCTGGCCGCTGGCGCACCACGACGCACTGGAATTCGTGCGCGAGAAACGCGAAATCCTCGTGATCGAGGAGAAGCGCGGCATCATCGAGAGCCAGTTCAAGGAATATTTCTACGATTATCCCGGCCACAAGCCGGAATGGATGGTTGGCAAGACCGACGAGAACAACGCACCATTGGTGCCGTGGGTAGGTGAATTGTCGCCGCGCCTGCTGGCGCCGATCGTGGCGCGGCGTCTGGACGCGATTTTTCCGGGCCTCGACCTGCAGTCCCGCGCCGCAAGGCTTGCGCCACAAAGCACCGGCATCGTCGAGATATCCGGCGCGAACCGCACGCCCTATTTCTGTTCCGGCTGTCCGCACAATACGTCAACCAAAGTGCCCGAAGGCTCGCACGCGCTGGCCGGCATCGGCTGCCATTTCATGGCGAGCTGGATGGATCGCGAGACCACGTCGCTGATCCAGATGGGCGGCGAAGGCGTGAACTGGGCGGCCTCCTCGCTGTTTACCGGCCGCGATCACGTGTTCCAAAATCTCGGCGAAGGCACCTATTATCATTCGGGATCGATGGCGATCCGCCAGGCGGTCGCCGCCAAGGCCAACATCACCTACAAGATTCTGTTCAACGACGCCGTCGCCATGACCGGCGGTCAGCCGGTCGATGGCCCCATCAGCGTCCACAGCATCGCCCACGAAGTCCGCGCCAACGGCGTCGCGCGGATCGCGTTTGTTTCCGACGAGCCCGAGAAATTCAATGTGCGGGATTTTCCCGCCGATGTCACCTTCCATTCGCGCGGAGAGCTCGACGCGGTTCAACGCGAGCTGCGCGAGATTCCCGGCGTCAGCGTCCTGATCTATGAGCAGGAATGCGCCACCGAAAAACGCCGCCGGCGCAAGCGCGGCCAATTGGCCGACCCGCCGAAATTCGCCTACATCAACGATCTCGTCTGCGAGGGATGCGGCGACTGTTCGGTCGAATCCAACTGCCTCAGCGTCGAGCCGAAGGAAACCCCGTTCGGCCGCAAGCGCCAGATCAACCTGTCCTCGTGCAACAAGGACTTTTCCTGCCTCAACGGCTTCTGCCCGAGTTTTGTCACGGTCGAAGGCGCTACGCGGCGCAAGAAGCAGGGTCTTGAAATCGACGTGCTGGCCCGGGCGAAGTCGCTGCCGGAACCCGAACGTCCCGAGATCACCACGCCTTTCAACCTGCTCGTCACCGGCGTCGGCGGCACCGGCGTCATCACGGTCGGCGCGCTGGTGACGATGGCGGCACATCTCGAGGGCAAGGGCGCGTCGGTGCTCGACTTCACCGGCTTTGCGCAAAAATTCGGCCCGGTCATGAGTTTCATCCGGCTCTCGGCGGAACCTTCCGACATCAATCAGGTCCGCATCGATCGCGGCGCCGCCGACGCGCTGATCGGCTGCGACATCGTCGTCAGCTCTTCATCCAAGGCAACGGCGACCTACCGTCCGGCGATGCGCGCCGTCATCAATATGGCTGAGATGCCGACCGGCGACATCGTGCGGAATCCGGATGCTAGCCTGGCCGGACCGATGCGGCTGCACAGCATCACGCGCATCATTGGATCGCAAAATATCAGGAGTTTCGACGCCAACCGGATTTCGGACGCTTTGTTCGGCAACACCGTTTTCGCCAATGTGATCATGCTCGGCGCCGGCTGGCAGCAGGGCCTGGTTCCGGTCTCGATGGAAGCGTTGATGCGGGCGATCGAGCTCAACGGCGTTGCCGTCGAACAGAACAAGCGGGCACTTGCGTGCGGCCGCCTTGCCGTGGCCGATGAACATTTCACCGCGCAGCTATTGGGACAAACGCAGCCCGAGGAGACGTTGGATCAGATCATCGCGCGCCGCGTCGATTTCCTGACATCTTACCAAAACGCAGAATATGCCGCGCGCTATCGCGCCACCGTGGACCGCGTTCGTGCCACCGAGCGCGATCGGGCAGCCGGATCGGAGTTGCTCACATCAGCGGTGGCCCGCGCATTGTTCAAGCTCATGGCCTACAAGGACGAGTACGAGGTGGCGCGCTTGCATACGCAGACCGGGCTCCAGGACAAACTGCGGCGCGAGTTCGAAGGCGACTTCACCATCAAATATCATCTGGCGCCGCCCTTCCTGTCCGCGGGCAGGGATTCGCGGGGCCGGCCGTTGAAGCGGCAATTCGGTTCATGGATCGAGCCCGCTTTCCGGATGCTGGCGCGTCTGAAGATTTTGCGCGGCACGCCGCTGGACCCGTTCGGCTACACCCACGAACGCCGGATGGAACGAAATTTGATCGCGTGGTACGAAGCCCTCTTGACGGAGCTGCTTCCCCTTCTACATGCGGGGACTGCCGGTTCGCTGGCCGAAATCGCGTCGTTACCGATGGAAATTCGGGGATACGGACCGGTCAAGCAGGCGGCCGTCGAAAAGGTGAAGGCGAAGATCACAAACCTTCGCAACAAAGGATGA
- a CDS encoding sulfate transporter family protein, with translation MLDAAVKALSQILSPPMRTILWRSIGLALVLVTVLAVGLQRLLSWLAENGETWAEAMLGPGFHATLNVLAWIISIAAGLGVVLGGIFLMPAITSLVASVFVDDVADHVEREHYPAELPGTALPLGVAIPEGAKTALLTILVYLIALPFVFVAGAGFIAFFIATAWLLGREYFELAAMRFRSPAEAKAMRKENAAIVFTAGLIIAAFVSIPIVNLATPLFGMAFMVHMHKRLSGPRPELIEQARRREVSAR, from the coding sequence ATGTTGGACGCCGCCGTCAAGGCGCTATCGCAAATCCTGTCGCCGCCGATGCGCACCATTCTGTGGCGCTCGATCGGGCTGGCGCTGGTGCTGGTCACGGTGCTGGCGGTCGGATTGCAGCGGTTGTTGAGCTGGCTTGCGGAGAATGGCGAAACCTGGGCCGAGGCCATGCTGGGCCCCGGCTTCCACGCAACACTCAATGTCCTCGCCTGGATCATCTCGATCGCCGCCGGCCTCGGTGTCGTGCTCGGCGGCATCTTCCTGATGCCCGCAATCACCTCGCTGGTCGCCAGCGTGTTCGTCGACGACGTCGCCGATCATGTCGAGCGCGAACATTATCCGGCGGAGCTTCCCGGCACCGCGCTGCCGCTCGGCGTCGCGATCCCGGAAGGCGCCAAGACCGCGCTGCTGACCATCCTGGTCTATCTGATCGCGCTGCCCTTCGTGTTCGTCGCGGGCGCCGGCTTCATCGCGTTTTTCATCGCGACCGCGTGGCTGTTGGGGCGTGAATATTTCGAGCTCGCGGCAATGCGGTTCCGCTCGCCGGCGGAAGCCAAGGCGATGCGCAAGGAAAACGCCGCCATCGTCTTCACCGCAGGCCTGATCATCGCAGCCTTCGTATCGATCCCGATCGTCAATCTGGCGACGCCGTTGTTCGGCATGGCCTTCATGGTTCACATGCACAAGCGATTGAGCGGCCCGCGGCCGGAACTGATCGAGCAGGCGCGGCGGCGGGAAGTTTCCGCGCGTTGA
- a CDS encoding MFS transporter: MTDTIAADQALGPVSRGGVARHPLFAVAAVLLGSFLANFDSRLTSVGLPDLRGAFSLGFDEGAWLSTASIGSQIFIAPAVAWLATVFGLRRVLGIPSLAYALVSLTIPFVHDYTTLIVLSIVHGMLLGTFVPATLMIVFRNLPIRWWLPAISIYSIRVGFALDSGTSLVGFYVDHWGWEWLYWQGVAIAPLMGLMVYLGTPAEPVNRNLLRDADWGGMLLLGTSVSMIYAGLDQGNRLDWLESGTVMALLLGGGVLFVLFLINEALVPEPWAHVNVLFSRNVGLSLVIILLYTLTSLSNSSLVPNFLSVVGQLRPEQTGVLLLTYGALPMFVLVPVSIFLLRHFDPRTVLVVGLSAFATANLLGTQLSHDWARGDFVTIVVLLSIGQAFTLLPIIILAVSNSDPARATSFAAYIQIMRLGGAEIGVALMGTWLRVREQIHSNYLGQHIENGSVDVTRMLKQLSDFFASHGAGTAPARAMGTLSAQVAREANTLAYIDGFWLCFWLAMVALLLTALITRAPPGPFTPAPFGFAKGVLRKCGVAV, from the coding sequence ATGACTGACACGATCGCAGCCGACCAGGCGCTCGGGCCGGTCTCGCGCGGTGGCGTCGCGCGCCACCCGCTGTTCGCGGTCGCCGCCGTGCTGCTCGGCTCTTTTCTGGCCAATTTCGACAGCCGGCTGACATCGGTCGGATTGCCGGATCTGCGCGGCGCCTTTTCGTTGGGGTTCGACGAGGGCGCCTGGCTCAGCACCGCATCGATCGGTTCGCAGATCTTCATCGCGCCGGCCGTTGCCTGGCTCGCCACCGTATTCGGCCTGCGCCGCGTGCTTGGCATTCCAAGCCTTGCCTATGCCCTGGTCTCGCTGACAATCCCGTTCGTCCACGACTACACCACGCTGATCGTGCTCAGCATCGTGCACGGCATGTTGCTGGGGACGTTCGTGCCCGCGACGTTGATGATCGTGTTCCGCAATTTGCCGATCCGGTGGTGGCTGCCGGCGATCTCGATCTATTCCATCCGGGTCGGCTTCGCGCTCGACAGCGGCACCTCGCTGGTCGGCTTTTACGTCGACCATTGGGGCTGGGAGTGGCTGTACTGGCAGGGCGTGGCGATCGCGCCGCTGATGGGCTTGATGGTCTATCTCGGTACGCCGGCCGAACCGGTCAACCGCAATCTGCTGCGCGATGCCGACTGGGGCGGCATGCTGCTGCTCGGCACCTCGGTCTCGATGATCTATGCCGGTCTCGATCAGGGCAATCGGCTGGACTGGCTGGAATCCGGCACGGTCATGGCGCTGCTGCTCGGCGGCGGCGTGCTGTTTGTCCTGTTCCTGATCAACGAGGCGTTGGTTCCCGAGCCCTGGGCCCACGTCAACGTGCTGTTCTCGCGCAATGTCGGGCTCTCGCTGGTCATCATCCTGCTCTACACCCTCACCAGCCTGTCCAATTCATCGCTGGTGCCGAATTTTCTCAGCGTGGTCGGTCAGCTCAGGCCCGAACAGACCGGCGTGTTGTTGCTGACATACGGCGCGCTGCCGATGTTCGTGCTGGTGCCGGTATCGATCTTTCTGCTGCGGCATTTCGATCCCCGCACCGTGCTCGTAGTCGGGCTCTCGGCTTTCGCCACGGCCAATTTGCTGGGCACGCAACTCAGCCACGACTGGGCGCGCGGCGATTTCGTCACCATCGTCGTTTTGCTCTCGATCGGACAGGCGTTCACCTTGCTGCCGATCATCATCCTCGCTGTGTCCAATTCCGATCCGGCGCGCGCGACGTCGTTTGCCGCCTATATCCAGATCATGCGGCTCGGCGGGGCCGAGATCGGCGTGGCGCTGATGGGAACCTGGCTGCGCGTGCGCGAGCAGATCCACTCCAATTATCTCGGACAGCACATTGAAAACGGCAGCGTCGATGTGACCCGCATGCTCAAGCAGCTCTCGGATTTCTTTGCCAGCCACGGCGCCGGAACAGCGCCGGCACGGGCGATGGGAACGCTTTCGGCCCAGGTGGCACGCGAGGCGAATACGCTGGCCTATATCGACGGCTTCTGGCTGTGTTTCTGGCTGGCGATGGTCGCGCTGTTGCTCACGGCGTTGATCACCCGGGCGCCGCCGGGTCCATTCACGCCGGCGCCGTTCGGTTTTGCCAAGGGTGTGCTGCGGAAGTGCGGCGTGGCTGTTTGA